The nucleotide window CGGCCGGTGGGACGATCTACAGGTTCGTTCCGGACCGCGATCCCGAGTGCGACTTCGACGGGGACGGGCGCGCCGACCTCCCCGTCGGCGTCCCGGGGGAGAGCCACTCGGGGGCGAGGCGGGCCGGCGTCGTCCAGGTCTTCCCGGGCACACCCGCCGGGCTCATCGACGCCTCCGCCGACCTGACGTTGCGGCAGGGTGCAGGCCTCCCCGGGGAGCCGGAGAGGGGCGACGGTTTCGGGCAGTCACTCGCCTGCGGCGACTTCGACGGGGACGGATTCCAGGACCTCGTCATCGGGGTCCCGAAGGAGGATCGCGCCGGCGCCCAGAACGCCGGGGTGGTGGTCGTCGTGCCGGGAAGCCAGTCCGGCCTCGTCGCCGATGAGGCTCAGTCGTGGTCGCAGGGCTCGGGCGGCGTGCCCGGCGCCCCGGAGCCGGGTGACCGCTTCGGCGCCGCCCTCGCCTCGGGCGACTTCAATGCCGACGGGTACGCAGATCTGGCGATCGGGATCCCGTCCGAGGACATCGGCGCTGCGTCGAACGCCGGCGCCGTCCAGGTGCTCTATGGATCCTCGTCCGGGTTGGAGGCGGGCGGCCTCGTCCATCGCGGCATGCCGGGCATCAAGGGGGGGAACGTCGACGGCGGCCGCTTCGGAGCCGCACTTGCGGCTGGTGACTTCGACGGCGACGGCCGGGCAGACCTGGCGGTCGGCGTTCCCGGTGACGACGTAGCAGGCCGGGCGGACGCAGGATCCGTCCACCTCGTATTCGGTACGAGCGGCGGTCTCGGCGCCAGGGACGAGCGGCTGCATCGAGGCAGCGCCGGGATCAAAGGGAAGCTCAAGGCTGGAACCGAGTTCGGCACCTCGGTGGCCGCCGGGACGCTCGACCTGGACGGCTTCGACGACCTGGTGGCGGGCGCCCCCGGATCGGGCGGCCGGGACGTCTCCGTCGTCTTCGGCGGGCGGGACGGGTTGTCGAAGCGCGATGTGCGTCTCAAGGCCGGCGTCGGGCTCCCGGCCGGTTCCGGCAATGTCGGCCGCGTGGTCGCAGCTGGGAACATCGAGGGCAACGTCATCGACGAGCTTGCCCTCGGAGCGCCGAACGCCGGAGGCGCCGGGAGGGTCACCACGGTGCCGGGCGGCCTCAGCGGTCCCAGGACGAACAGGTCGGCGGTGTGGGATCGGGACACCGGAGGGATTGCGGGGCCGGCGGCGGAGGGCGACGGGTTCGGCACGGCGATCCACGCCATCGACCTCGACGGGAACGGGTTGGACGATCTCGCCATCGGCATCCCCCAGCCCGTCACCGGCGGTCATGGCGAGGTGACCATCCTTAAGGGCAGGCGGTCGGGCGTCACCCCGGTCGGTGACGTCCGGCTGCGCCAGGGAGCCGGCGGCGCAGGCGGCGCCGAGGAGGCGGGCGACCGCTTCGGCTGGGCGCTGTGACGTTCACAGAAGTCGGAGACCGGGCGTTCACGAGGCGTTACGAGTTCCTCGACCAGAACATCGGTGTGATCCTCGGCGACGGCGGGGTGCTCGTCATCGACACCAGGTCGTCACACCGGCAGGCCCGCCAACTGCTCGACGAGATCGCAACGCTCACCGCCCTCCCGGTGCGTTGGGTCGTGAACACCCATTGGCACTGGGACCACACCCTCGGGAACGCCGAGTTCCGAAACGCCGCCTTGTGGGGCCACGTCGAGGCGCGCAACGAGCTGGCCGCCAACGGGGAGAGGGCCAGAGAGGCCGCCAAGGAGCACATGCCGGCGGAGGAGCACGGCGACGTCGACGATGTCGAGATCACTCCACCGACCGAGGTCTTCGACGACTCGGCCTCGATCGACATCGGGGGGAGGACCGTCCACCTGGCGTACCTCGGCCGCGGCCACACCGGGGGGGACGTCGTGATCACGCTCTCGGACGACCCGCTGCTCTGGGCGGGTGACCTGCTGGAGCAGGGGGCCCCTCCGTCGTTCGGCGACGCCTATCCCATCGCCTGGCCGAGCACCGTCGACCGGGTCATCGAGCGATCAACCGGTGTCATCGTTCCGGGACATGGAGATGTGATGGGACCGGCCGCCGTTCGCACCCAACATGGAGAGCTCGAGGCGATCGCCGCCATGGCCGTCGATGCCTGGGGATCGGGGACGCCACTCGACTCGATCGACGTCGGGAAGGGCCCATATCCGGCCGACGTCATGTGCCTGGCGTTGCACCGCGCCTACGCCGAGCTCGGCTGAACCATGACGAGGCCCGGCCCTCGCACTCGGCGCCTACCCTCGCCGCCAATGGTCGACGCCTCACACGTGACGATCGGGTTGTCGGTCGGATCGCAGCCCCCGGTGCGTCGCATCGACGCATTCGGGCGGGCGGCACAGTGGCTCGGCTTCGACGTGGCGTGGACCGTCGACCACTTCCTCGGCTGGTTCCCCCAGGAGATGTGGGACCGGGACTTCTCCTGGCTGGCTGACCCGGCCGGGAGCCCCCACGCCTACTTCGACTACCAGACCCTCCTCGGGCACCTGGCGACGAAGTTGCGACGCATCCAAGTGGGTGTCGGCGTCACCGAGTCGGTGCGGCGTCATCCCGTGCTCCTCGCCCAGGCCTCCATGACTCTGGCGCACGTCGCAGCCCGCGCCCCGATCCTCGGCATCGGAGCAGGCGAGCGCGAGAACGTCGAGCCGTACGGCCTCGACTTCGAGCGACCAGTCGCCAGGCTGGAGGAAGCGCTCCAGATCATCCGCAGATGCTTCGATTCGCGGGGGCCGTTCGAGTTCGAGGGTGAGGCCTTCCGGTTCGACGACGCCCTCATGGACCTGAACGCTCCGGATGGGCGGACCCCGCAGATCTGGGTGGCAGCCCACGGTCCTCGGATGCTGAGGCTCACGGGAGAGTACGGCGACGGGTGGTACCCAGCGCTGCCGATGCGCCCCGACGAGTATGCCGCCAAGCTCGGGGCCGTCCGAGAGGCGGCGGCCGCCGTCGGCCGCGACCCGTCGGCGATCGTTCCTGCCTGGTCGGCGTATGTGGTGCTGGCGCCCGACCACGCGAGGGCGCGCCGGATACTCGACCACAAGGCGGTCCGCTTCACGGCACTCCTCGCCCCGCATCACCTGTGGGAAGAGCTCGGCGTGCCGCACCCTCTCGGCGAGGGATTCGGAGGGCTCGTCGACTTCGTTCCGCAGCGCCACCCGAGAGCCGAGCTGGAGGCGGCCCTTGCCAAGGTCCCGGTCGACGCCCTCGCCGACCGCATCCTGTGGGGCACCCCCGACGACGTCCTCGCAAGGCTCGGCGGCTACGTCGACGCCGGGTTGCGGCACGTCGTGCTCCAGCCGGTCTCGGCGCTCGTCTCCCGCCGGGATGCCCTCTATGCCTTGCGGTCGATCGTCGGGGTGCTTCGCAGGCTGAAGCGCCGCGGCATCGAGCACGGCAACGGGTAGGCCTGGGGGGCGCTGAGGCGCGACCACGGTGCAAGCAACGGTTGATACGCTGTCCCTCGCATGATCATCGCTCGCGATGTCACGATCGAGGCGGGCGTCCGAACCCTCATCTCCGGAGCCTCCTTCTCCCTTCACGACGGCGACAGAGTCGGTCTGGTGGGCCCGAACGGCGCGGGCAAGACGACCCTGATGCGTACCCTCGCCGGCGAGCGCGACCCGGCCGCCGGCACGATCGCCCGGTCCGGGAGGATCGGCTATCTGTCGCAAGAAGCGGCCCTCCAACAGCTCCTCGATGCCGAGGTGACCGCCCTCGAACGGATCCTCACCGCCCGCTCGATAGGGGACCTCGAGCGCAGGATCGAGAAGACCCGGCGCGAGATGGAGGCTGCCGCCGGTGTCGAGCGAGACCGCCTCATCGCCCGGTTCTCGAGGCTCGAGGACGAGTTCACCGCCGCAGGAGGCTACGTCGCCAAGGCTGAGGCCAAGCGCTTCGCCCATTCGCTCGGCATAGCGTCCGACGAGCTCGACCAGCTCGCCGCCACCATGTCGGGCGGTCAGAGGCGCCGCATCGAGCTGGCGAGGATCCTGTTCGCCGAGACCGACGTGCTGCTGCTCGACGAGCCCACGAACCACCTCGACATCGACGCCAAGGCGTGGCTCATGGATTTCCTCGGCCAGTACGACGGAGCGCTCCTCGTCATCAGCCACGACCTCCCGCTCCTCGACCAGTCGATCACCTCGGTGCTGGCGGTCGAGAGCGGTGTCCTCGAGCCGTTCCGCGGCACGTACAGCTACTACCTCTCGGAGCGGGAGAGGCGTCACGAGCAACGGGTGCGTGAGCGGAAGCATCAGGACGAGAAGATCGCCCGCCTCGAGCTGGGGATCCGCCGCTTCAAGGGAACGACGGAGTCGATGGCGAAGCGCGCCCGGTCCTGGGAGACGAGGGTCGAGAGGCTGAAGGGTCAGCGCACCGAGATCGGGGCGAAGCGGCGATCGGTTGCCGTTCGGTTCCCCCAGCCCGAATCGACGGGTCGCACGCCCATCAAGGCGTCGGGCCTCGGCAAGGCGTTCGGCCACAACGTCGTCTTTGTCGACGTCGACGTCGACATCGACCGCGGCGAGCGCATGATCATCATGGGCCTCAACGGTGCGGGGAAGACCACGCTGCTGCGGATCCTCGCAGGCGTCGATACCCCTGACCTGGGCGAGGTCGAGCTGGGGCTGCGGGCGTCCATCGGCTACTACGCCCAGGAGCACGAGCTGATCCACCGCGGGGCCACCGTCCTCGACCACATGAGAGAGGTGTCGAACGCCCCCGATCAGCTGCTGCGGTCGGTGCTCGGGCACTTCCTCCTGGCAGACAAGGTCGACCAGGACGCCGGCACGCTGAGCGGCGGCGAGAAGACGAAACTGGTGCTCGCCCAGCTCGTCATCGGCAGGCACAACCTGCTGCTCCTCGACGAGCCGACCAACAACCTCGACCCCCAGGCGAAAGCAGCCCTGCTCGAGGCGCTCGTCCAGTACGCAGGGACGATGATCCTCGTGAGTCACGACACGGAGTTCGTCGAGGAATTGGTTCCCGACCGCGTCATACTCATGCCCGAGGGCGAGACGGCCTACTTCGACGAGTCGATGCTCGAGCTCGTCAGCCTTGCGTGACGCCGGCTTCCGCCGCCACGAGCTCCGTCATGAGCACGCCTTCCTCGATCCAGGCCACGAATGTCGGACCAGGGACGGGGCCCTTGAATCTGATCTCGAGCCTTCCGGGCGTCGAGGCGACCTCGGTGACGTAGCCCGGCTGGGGGATGACCCACCGCACGATCAGCGAGTCGCCGCGCACCTCCACCTTGACGGATCCGCCTCGCATGTGCTGGACGGTGCTCGTCGCTTCGGGAGAAGGGTCGAGCGGGTCGGGCGGCAAGGCGACATCGACGCCCTCGATCGGGCGTCCGAGGTTCGGCTTGCTCGGATCGAGCACGTCGATCTCGAAGGCTCCTCTGTCGCCGGCTGGGCCATCTGCCCCAGTTCCCGGCCCGTTGGTCGCGGCCTGCTCCGACGGCGGAGGCGCCTCCCTCGGGACTGAGCCGCCGGAGGCAAGGGGCTCGCTCTCGTTCAGAGACGCACCCGCCGGTACTGCAACAGGGAGCGCCGCGACCTCGGCCGCCGAAAGCGGTCGGGAGGGCTGGTCCAAGACCTGTCCTCCCGCCACGGCTACTGCACCCGATGAAACCAGGCTGGTTATCACGGCAGCTGCAGCCCAGCCGGCGACGAGAAGGAGTCTCTGCCGCATTGGGAGCATTGTGCGCAACACCATCTTTCGGGTTTGCCAACAAGTGGATAAGGAGTTGCTAAGAGCTTATTGAGATTCTCGGAGAAGAGCCATAGGCTTGGGCGCCATGTCGACTGTCGTCATCATCGAGGACGAGCACCGCATCCGCGAGCTCGTCGCCAGAGTGCTCGCCGACCGGGGGCATGACGTCGAGACGACGGCCAACGCGATGGACGGGCTGCAAGCCGTCGTGAAGTCCAGCCCCGACTTGGTGATCCTCGACATGGGGCTCCCCGACCTCGACGGCGCAGAGCTGCTCAAGATGATCAGGGCCGTGAGCGACGTCCCCATCATCGTGGCGACGGCGCGCAACGAGGACCGGGACGTGATCCGCACCCTCGACGCCGGAGCGGACGACTACCTCGTGAAGCCCTTCTCCGTCGAGCAGCTCGAGGCGAGGGTGAGGGCGGTGTTGCGCCGCGTCGGTGCGGACGGCCGCCCCGGTCCGATCGTCGTCGGCGGCCTCTCGATCGACGCCGCTGCCCGGGAGGCCAAGCTCGAGGGCGAGCTGATCGACCTGTCGCCCAAGGAATTCGACCTGCTCCGGTTTCTGGCGGAGCGCACCGGCGAGGTCGTCTCGAAGCGTGAGCTCCTCGCCGAGGTGTGGCGCCAGCCATACGGCGGCAGCGAGAAGACGGTCGACGTTCACATCTCCTGGCTCCGCAAGAAGCTGGGCGAGACCGCAGCCGAGAGCCGCTACCTGCAGACCGTGTTCGGGGTTGGGGTCAAGCTCGTCGCCCCCGAGCCATGAGAGGCCGGCTGGCGCTGGTCTCGCTCGCCGTCACCACGCTCGTCGTCCTCGCATTCATCATCCCGCTGGCGACGCTCGTCAAGAACCAGGCCGAGGCCAGGGCCTTGCAGCGTGCCGAGACCGATGCCCAGTCGATCGCGACGACGCTGGCGATCACCACGGCGTCGCGTGCCGAGGTGACCCCCGACCTGGCGCAGGCGGTCATCGAGGCGTTCCGCTCCAGGCAGGGGGTGACGATCATCTTCCCCGACGGAACGTCCATCGGTGCACCGTTCGTGGGGAGCCCCAACCTCGACGAGGCGCTGCGGGGAGCGGCGTTCACGGCGAGGACGGAGGGCGGTGCCGAGGTGCTCGTCCCCGTCCTGACGGCCGACACCTTGGCCTCCGCCGACACGGTGGTCGTGCGGACGTTTGTGACGGATGCCGAGTTGCGACGCGGCGTCACAGTCGCCTGGCTCATGCTCGGCGGGCTCGGCCTGTTCCTCATCACGGTGGCGGCGCTCGCCGCCGACAGGCTGGCGCGCTCCGTCGTGCGTCCGGTGACGGCCCTCAGCGACGCCGCCAGGGCGCTGGGCGGGGGCGATCTGAGCGTTCGCGTCATGCCGAGCGGCCCAGCCGAGGTGGCGGATACGGGAGAGGCGTTCAACTACCTGGCCGGCAGGCTTCGCGACCTGCTCTCGGCTGAGAGGGAGTCCGTCGCCGACCTCTCCCACAGGCTGCGCACCCCGTTGACGGCGCTGCGGCTCCAGGCCGAAACGCTCACAGATCCGCTGGAAGCTGCCGGATTGCTCGAGGACATCGACGCCATGGAGCGGGCAGTCGACAGGATGATCGAGGAGGCGAGGAGGCCGACCGAGGCCCGGCAGCCGGCCGGCGCCGACCTGGCATCGGTCGTGCGCCACAGGGCGACGTTCTGGAAGATCCTCGCCGACGAGCAGGGCAGGCCGGCGGCCGTGCACACCACGGGGGGGCAGCTCCGTGTCGCCCTCGACGCCGACGAGCTCGGGGCGCTCATCGACACCCTCATCGAGAACGTGTTCAGCCACACGGGCCCGGGTGTCGGCTACAGCGTCGAGGCGAAGCCGGGGCCCAACGGGCTCGCCTTGCTCGTCGTCGAGGACAAGGGTGACGGCTTCGCAGTCGAAGGGGCGACCTCGCGCGGCAAGAGCGGGGGAGGTTCGACCGGGCTGGGGCTCGACATCGCGCTGCGCGCCGCACAGAGGACCGGAGGGGACCTCGTCGTCGGGAATCGTCCGGGCGGCGGCGGTCGTGTCGAAGTGACCTTCGGGCGCACCCTGCGACCCTCACATGCCCCACCGCCCGTTCAGACGACCCGCACTCGTTGACCACGGCGGTCGGGCCATGTTCGCGAACGCGGAGAGACCCGCCGGAGGCGGGTCTCTCCTTCACGTTGGATGGAGCAAGCAGATGAGGGGGCGTCCACCCATCGCGACGTGCGTGTTTCCCCTTCACTCTCCCTGGTGGGGGGGAGCGTGCTCAGCTTCCCGCCACGCTGGTTAGGGGCACTTCCCCGAAACCGTTAACAAACGGCAAATTTCGCGGGACGCTCATCGCTCTGCCTGGTCGTCGTCCTTCTTGCGGCGCGCCCTGAGCCCGGCGAACGCCCCGGCGAACGGGGCGTGCGAGACCTCTTCCTCGAGGTCTTCCGGTGCGCTGCGCAGCGATGCGAAGATCGCCACAGTGAGGATGGCTGCGATCACGACGAGCGACACCCATACGGGGATGTGGAACACCTCGCTGAGCAGCATCTTGGCGCCGACGAATCCGAGGATGGCGGCGAGCCCCGTGTTGAGGTGACGGAAGCGGTTCATGCCGTCGGCGAGCAGGAAGTAGAGCGCTCGCAGTCCGAGGATGGCGAAGGCGTTCGACGAGAACACGATGAACGGATCCCTGGTGACGGCGAGCACTGCGGGGATCGAGTCGACCGCGAAGATGACGTCCGACGTCTCGATGAGCACGAGCACCGCGAACAGCGGCGTCGCCAGCAGCCGGCCGTCGACCCGGGCGAACAGCTTGGCTCCGACATAGTCGGGCGTCATGGGAACGAAACGGCGCACCGCTCTGATCACCGGGTTGTCGTCGGGATGCAGCTCGACGCCGGAGTGCGTGAACATCTTCCACGCCGTGTACAGCAGGAACGCCCCGAACACGAAGATCATCCACTCGAAGCGGTCGAGGAGGCTCACCCCGGCGAGGATGAAGGCGAACCGGAGCACCAGGGCCCCGAAGATCCCCCAGAACAGGACGCGGTGCCGGTACATCCCGGGCACGGCGAAGAACCCGAAGATCAGCGCGAAGACGAAGACGTTGTCCACGGACAGGCTCTTCTCGATGAGGTATCCCGAGAGGTACTCGCCTGCGGCCTGCCCGCCGAGCCACCCCCAGACGACGAACGTGAACGCCAGGCCGAGCCCGATCCATATCGTTGCCCAGACGGCCGCCTCGCGCGTGGCCATCTCGTGCGCCTTGCGTTGGAAGCCGAACAGGTCGACGAGGAGCAAGGCGACGACGAATGCGATGAACCCGACCCAGGCGTACCAGTCGACCATCGGCTGCGAGCACCTCCGTCGGCTCCCGGACGGGCCGTAGGGTAATGCCACTCCGGAGCCGAGCGGCCGGGAGAGCGGATACCCTGCCCAGATGACAGCGGCGA belongs to Acidimicrobiia bacterium and includes:
- a CDS encoding PQQ-dependent sugar dehydrogenase; the protein is MPLPPSLRYPRRTRRGDLIRRVVVVLALAASLLAVPTAPAGAVATDGVDLVPVVSGIGAVDITAPPGDDRLFLVERAGRIRIFEDGQLLTTPFLDITGPVYSGGGEQGLLGLAFDPDYASNGRFYVDYTADAGGGDTRIVRYTVSDNDPNRADPASAKILVTQNQPYSNHNGGQVAVGPDGYVYAAFGDGGSGGDPDENAQNTNNILGSIIRIDPDSGDGPPGNPFVGKPGDDRIWVYGLRNPWRFAFDDATGDMLIGDVGQSAWEEVDHVEAGASGINFGWDVREGNHCYEPPTNCGSAGLTGPIHEFSHAGGNCSIIGGKVYRGNLLPQLRGHYFYADLCSGRLSSFRLRDGRAVDHQEWGSILDAPGSPLSFGLDGFGEMYLSAGGTIYRFVPDRDPECDFDGDGRADLPVGVPGESHSGARRAGVVQVFPGTPAGLIDASADLTLRQGAGLPGEPERGDGFGQSLACGDFDGDGFQDLVIGVPKEDRAGAQNAGVVVVVPGSQSGLVADEAQSWSQGSGGVPGAPEPGDRFGAALASGDFNADGYADLAIGIPSEDIGAASNAGAVQVLYGSSSGLEAGGLVHRGMPGIKGGNVDGGRFGAALAAGDFDGDGRADLAVGVPGDDVAGRADAGSVHLVFGTSGGLGARDERLHRGSAGIKGKLKAGTEFGTSVAAGTLDLDGFDDLVAGAPGSGGRDVSVVFGGRDGLSKRDVRLKAGVGLPAGSGNVGRVVAAGNIEGNVIDELALGAPNAGGAGRVTTVPGGLSGPRTNRSAVWDRDTGGIAGPAAEGDGFGTAIHAIDLDGNGLDDLAIGIPQPVTGGHGEVTILKGRRSGVTPVGDVRLRQGAGGAGGAEEAGDRFGWAL
- a CDS encoding MBL fold metallo-hydrolase; protein product: MTFTEVGDRAFTRRYEFLDQNIGVILGDGGVLVIDTRSSHRQARQLLDEIATLTALPVRWVVNTHWHWDHTLGNAEFRNAALWGHVEARNELAANGERAREAAKEHMPAEEHGDVDDVEITPPTEVFDDSASIDIGGRTVHLAYLGRGHTGGDVVITLSDDPLLWAGDLLEQGAPPSFGDAYPIAWPSTVDRVIERSTGVIVPGHGDVMGPAAVRTQHGELEAIAAMAVDAWGSGTPLDSIDVGKGPYPADVMCLALHRAYAELG
- a CDS encoding LLM class flavin-dependent oxidoreductase, yielding MVDASHVTIGLSVGSQPPVRRIDAFGRAAQWLGFDVAWTVDHFLGWFPQEMWDRDFSWLADPAGSPHAYFDYQTLLGHLATKLRRIQVGVGVTESVRRHPVLLAQASMTLAHVAARAPILGIGAGERENVEPYGLDFERPVARLEEALQIIRRCFDSRGPFEFEGEAFRFDDALMDLNAPDGRTPQIWVAAHGPRMLRLTGEYGDGWYPALPMRPDEYAAKLGAVREAAAAVGRDPSAIVPAWSAYVVLAPDHARARRILDHKAVRFTALLAPHHLWEELGVPHPLGEGFGGLVDFVPQRHPRAELEAALAKVPVDALADRILWGTPDDVLARLGGYVDAGLRHVVLQPVSALVSRRDALYALRSIVGVLRRLKRRGIEHGNG
- a CDS encoding ABC-F family ATP-binding cassette domain-containing protein: MIIARDVTIEAGVRTLISGASFSLHDGDRVGLVGPNGAGKTTLMRTLAGERDPAAGTIARSGRIGYLSQEAALQQLLDAEVTALERILTARSIGDLERRIEKTRREMEAAAGVERDRLIARFSRLEDEFTAAGGYVAKAEAKRFAHSLGIASDELDQLAATMSGGQRRRIELARILFAETDVLLLDEPTNHLDIDAKAWLMDFLGQYDGALLVISHDLPLLDQSITSVLAVESGVLEPFRGTYSYYLSERERRHEQRVRERKHQDEKIARLELGIRRFKGTTESMAKRARSWETRVERLKGQRTEIGAKRRSVAVRFPQPESTGRTPIKASGLGKAFGHNVVFVDVDVDIDRGERMIIMGLNGAGKTTLLRILAGVDTPDLGEVELGLRASIGYYAQEHELIHRGATVLDHMREVSNAPDQLLRSVLGHFLLADKVDQDAGTLSGGEKTKLVLAQLVIGRHNLLLLDEPTNNLDPQAKAALLEALVQYAGTMILVSHDTEFVEELVPDRVILMPEGETAYFDESMLELVSLA
- a CDS encoding response regulator transcription factor, with protein sequence MSTVVIIEDEHRIRELVARVLADRGHDVETTANAMDGLQAVVKSSPDLVILDMGLPDLDGAELLKMIRAVSDVPIIVATARNEDRDVIRTLDAGADDYLVKPFSVEQLEARVRAVLRRVGADGRPGPIVVGGLSIDAAAREAKLEGELIDLSPKEFDLLRFLAERTGEVVSKRELLAEVWRQPYGGSEKTVDVHISWLRKKLGETAAESRYLQTVFGVGVKLVAPEP
- a CDS encoding HAMP domain-containing protein, with the protein product MRGRLALVSLAVTTLVVLAFIIPLATLVKNQAEARALQRAETDAQSIATTLAITTASRAEVTPDLAQAVIEAFRSRQGVTIIFPDGTSIGAPFVGSPNLDEALRGAAFTARTEGGAEVLVPVLTADTLASADTVVVRTFVTDAELRRGVTVAWLMLGGLGLFLITVAALAADRLARSVVRPVTALSDAARALGGGDLSVRVMPSGPAEVADTGEAFNYLAGRLRDLLSAERESVADLSHRLRTPLTALRLQAETLTDPLEAAGLLEDIDAMERAVDRMIEEARRPTEARQPAGADLASVVRHRATFWKILADEQGRPAAVHTTGGQLRVALDADELGALIDTLIENVFSHTGPGVGYSVEAKPGPNGLALLVVEDKGDGFAVEGATSRGKSGGGSTGLGLDIALRAAQRTGGDLVVGNRPGGGGRVEVTFGRTLRPSHAPPPVQTTRTR
- a CDS encoding TerC family protein, whose protein sequence is MVDWYAWVGFIAFVVALLLVDLFGFQRKAHEMATREAAVWATIWIGLGLAFTFVVWGWLGGQAAGEYLSGYLIEKSLSVDNVFVFALIFGFFAVPGMYRHRVLFWGIFGALVLRFAFILAGVSLLDRFEWMIFVFGAFLLYTAWKMFTHSGVELHPDDNPVIRAVRRFVPMTPDYVGAKLFARVDGRLLATPLFAVLVLIETSDVIFAVDSIPAVLAVTRDPFIVFSSNAFAILGLRALYFLLADGMNRFRHLNTGLAAILGFVGAKMLLSEVFHIPVWVSLVVIAAILTVAIFASLRSAPEDLEEEVSHAPFAGAFAGLRARRKKDDDQAER